From a single Metopolophium dirhodum isolate CAU chromosome 6, ASM1992520v1, whole genome shotgun sequence genomic region:
- the LOC132946524 gene encoding uncharacterized protein LOC132946524, which produces MADIVEMFLQRLGCSDDGDGHGTRRAVFFTYCELAVTLFFAVLTYLSLVYSTGDHQLSIRMYGLLCFVIEIYIFAYTAVRVYHQSDHRDMYQRSRKVGIPKKYRRKIAMVIKYHLVMSNVVLAIPMLCTISSDGLRMGDPFTFPFMDVLPIKTTNVTVYVCKYIVYTFPLYFAHLELCFLNVTFMYSTGVVKRHFQILDEQVEEAMVTEDEQKLKIAIIHHQQVLKFFKDMKTVYEKPLLLTIEGFALYIGLCCCVIIQVIQGFVDQIILGLCIASCVAGFMVILIYCMCASNMYDLQNGILNSLFEHRSYYSRNKSFKSIILIMMTRATIPFEFNVYSLFIVNLNLLVRILRLTYTVLNVLLTTINLKFKETAI; this is translated from the exons ATGGCGGACATAGTTGAGATGTTTTTACAAAGGTTGGGGTGCAGTGACGACGGCGATGGTCATGGAACGAGGCGTGCTGTATTTTTTACGTACTGCGAGTTAGCCGTAACACTTTTCTTCGCCGTTTTGACGTACCTGTCGTTAGTCTACTCGACGGGAGATCATCAGCTGTCCATTCGCATGTACGGCCTCTTGTGCTTTGTCATCGAAATCTACATTTTTGCTTATACAGCCGTCAGGGTTTACCATCAGTCCGATCATCGCGATATGTACCAGCGTTCACGGAAAGTGGGAATTCCGAAAAAATATAGACGGAAAATCGCGATGGTGATCAAATACCACCTCGTCATGTCGAACGTGGTCTTGGCAATTCCCATGTTGTGCACGATTTCGTCGGATGGGTTGCGGATGGGCGACCCGTTCACGTTCCCCTTCATGGACGTGTTGCCGATAAAAACGACAAACGTCACTGTCTACGTGTGCAAATATATCGTATACACTTTTCCCCTGTACTTTGCACACTTGGAATTGTGTTTCCTGAATGTGACGTTCATGTATTCCACGGGCGTCGTGAAGAGACATTTTCAGATACTCGACGAACAGGTCGAAGAAGCGATGGTAACCGAGGACGAACAGAAATTAAAGATCGCGATCATTCACCATCAACAGGTGTTGAA gttttttaaagATATGAAGACAGTTTAtgaaaaaccattattattaacaatagaaGGTTTTGCATTATATATTGGCTTATGTTGTTGTGTAATAATTCAAGTCATACAG ggTTTTGTTGATCAAATAATATTGGGATTATGTATAGCTAGTTGTGTGGCGGGTTTcatggtaattttaatttattgcatGTGTGCAAGCAATATGTATGATTTA caAAATGGTATATTGAACTCACTTTTTGAACACCGATCATATTATTCTCGAAACAAatcatttaaaagtattattttaataatgatgacAAGAGCAACAATACCATtcgaatttaatgtttattcacTTTTCATCGTAAACTTGAATCTACTTGTCAGA ATCTTAAGACTTACATATACGGTGctgaatgttttattaactaCAATCAATCTCAAATTTAAAGAAACTGCAATATGA